From Halapricum desulfuricans, a single genomic window includes:
- the sucD gene encoding succinate--CoA ligase subunit alpha — protein sequence MSVLVDEDTRVVVQGITGGEGKFHAEQMLEYGTNVVAGAVPGKGGQAVAGVPVYDTVQGAVREEDADASVVFVPPAFAADAIFEALDADGLDLVVAITEGIPTQDMSRVYRKLAETDTHLVGPNCPGVITPGEAKLGILPGDIFSDGNVGLVSRSGTLTYQVVDNLTQRGIGQTTAIGIGGDPIIGTDFVDALELFEADPETEAVVMCGEIGGEDEEEAARYIGERMDTPVVGFIAGRTAPPGKRMGHAGAIVSGSGTGTAESKIAALEANGVPVGDTPEDVADHVADLL from the coding sequence ATGAGTGTTCTCGTCGACGAAGACACGCGCGTCGTGGTACAGGGAATTACCGGCGGAGAGGGGAAGTTCCACGCCGAACAGATGCTCGAATACGGCACGAACGTCGTCGCCGGTGCGGTCCCGGGCAAGGGTGGCCAGGCAGTCGCGGGCGTCCCGGTCTACGATACGGTCCAGGGCGCGGTCCGCGAGGAAGACGCCGACGCCTCGGTCGTGTTCGTCCCGCCGGCGTTCGCGGCGGACGCGATCTTCGAGGCGCTGGACGCCGACGGCCTCGATCTCGTCGTCGCGATCACCGAGGGAATCCCGACGCAGGACATGAGCCGCGTCTATCGCAAACTCGCGGAGACGGACACTCACCTCGTCGGGCCGAACTGCCCCGGCGTGATCACCCCGGGCGAGGCCAAACTCGGCATCCTGCCGGGGGACATCTTCAGCGATGGCAACGTCGGACTGGTCTCGCGGTCGGGAACGCTGACCTACCAGGTCGTGGACAACCTCACCCAGCGCGGGATCGGCCAGACGACCGCTATTGGCATCGGCGGCGATCCCATCATCGGGACGGACTTCGTCGACGCTCTGGAACTGTTCGAGGCCGATCCCGAGACGGAGGCCGTCGTCATGTGCGGGGAGATCGGCGGCGAAGACGAGGAGGAGGCCGCCCGCTACATCGGCGAGCGGATGGACACGCCCGTCGTGGGGTTCATCGCCGGCCGCACCGCGCCGCCGGGCAAGCGCATGGGCCACGCCGGCGCGATCGTCTCCGGCAGCGGTACCGGTACGGCCGAGTCGAAGATCGCCGCCCTGGAAGCGAACGGTGTGCCGGTCGGTGACACGCCCGAAGATGTCGCCGATCACGTCGCGGACCTCCTCTAG
- a CDS encoding hybrid sensor histidine kinase/response regulator, which yields MTDSEPIRVVHVDSDPDFLEVVAEHLESENEALAVEGETDPQAALDRLDRTSVDCVLSDHRPAGIDGLDFLERVRERHPEMPFVLYTSHGSEEIASEAISAGVTEYMQKETGTDQYAVLANTITNAVEHTRTEAALQESQQRYRTVVEQSHDGIFIYRDGTFEFVNERFCAITGYEEDTLIGMDVFELIHPDDRDRVREISRRRQSGEAPPQQYEARIVTADGETREASLSVRSTTYDGEPAEIGSIRDVTDRYRSAERLDEFASIVSHDLRNPLNVLSGRLDLARETGDETHFDALERSIDKMETLLEEMRDLARAGLPVREPAVVDVESTAREAAETTDLTVTTEAGLPTIEADRDRLEGALVECFENVAVHTDCDSVRVRPTEDGFAVVDDGPGIEASERDRVFEAGYTTDTDRTGFGLAIVEWIADAHGWSVAAEASSSGGTRIVISDVGRT from the coding sequence ATGACGGATTCCGAGCCGATCCGCGTGGTCCACGTCGACAGCGATCCCGATTTCCTGGAGGTCGTCGCCGAGCATCTCGAATCCGAGAACGAGGCACTGGCCGTCGAGGGAGAGACCGATCCACAAGCCGCGCTGGATCGACTCGATCGGACTTCGGTCGACTGTGTCCTCAGCGACCATCGCCCGGCCGGGATCGACGGGCTCGACTTCCTCGAACGCGTCCGCGAGCGCCACCCGGAGATGCCCTTCGTTCTCTATACCAGCCACGGGAGCGAGGAGATCGCCAGCGAGGCCATCTCGGCGGGTGTTACCGAGTATATGCAAAAGGAGACCGGCACCGACCAGTACGCCGTCCTCGCGAACACGATCACCAACGCAGTCGAGCACACGCGCACGGAGGCGGCGCTGCAGGAAAGTCAACAGCGCTATCGGACCGTCGTCGAGCAGAGTCACGACGGGATTTTCATCTACCGAGACGGCACGTTCGAGTTCGTCAACGAGCGGTTCTGTGCGATCACTGGCTACGAGGAAGACACGCTGATCGGTATGGACGTGTTCGAACTCATTCATCCGGACGACCGTGACCGGGTCCGGGAGATCAGCCGGCGACGACAGTCCGGGGAAGCCCCTCCACAGCAGTACGAGGCGCGGATCGTCACCGCCGACGGCGAGACGCGTGAGGCGTCGCTCAGCGTCCGGTCGACCACCTACGACGGCGAGCCCGCCGAGATCGGCTCGATCCGGGACGTGACTGATCGGTATCGCAGCGCGGAACGGCTCGACGAGTTCGCCAGCATCGTCTCCCACGATCTGCGCAACCCGCTGAACGTCCTGTCTGGCCGACTGGATCTCGCCCGCGAGACCGGCGACGAGACGCACTTCGATGCCCTCGAACGGTCGATCGACAAGATGGAAACCCTCTTGGAGGAGATGCGCGACCTCGCCAGAGCCGGGTTGCCGGTCCGGGAACCCGCCGTCGTCGACGTCGAGTCGACCGCCCGCGAGGCCGCGGAGACCACCGATCTGACGGTGACTACCGAGGCGGGTCTGCCGACGATCGAGGCCGACCGCGATCGACTCGAAGGCGCTCTCGTCGAGTGTTTCGAGAACGTCGCGGTCCACACCGACTGTGATTCGGTCCGGGTTCGACCGACCGAGGACGGCTTCGCTGTCGTCGACGACGGACCCGGAATCGAGGCGAGCGAGCGCGACCGCGTCTTCGAGGCGGGATACACGACCGACACCGACCGGACCGGCTTCGGGCTGGCGATCGTCGAGTGGATCGCCGACGCTCACGGCTGGTCGGTCGCGGCCGAGGCATCGTCGTCGGGCGGGACGCGGATCGTGATCTCGGACGTCGGTCGGACCTGA
- a CDS encoding ABC transporter ATP-binding protein — translation MIEARDLRKEYGGFSAVEGSTFSVDSGEVFGIIGPNGAGKTTTLKMIAGLIEPTSGSVSVAGYEAGESEMRHQLGFLPEESPLYEEMTPRTYLHFFADLYDVPDDVAERRIRETLDELDLQHRDRQIGDMSKGMKRKVAIARSLINDPDVLIYDEPASGLDPLTTNYIIEFTSQLAAEGKTIVFSAHNLFHVESICDRVAIMNDGAIVARGGLEELQAEYGETVYHVHTTVEVPDSVATNGRYVRTVETMAEVETTREAAQEAGGSIIDIRTEESSLEEVFLNVADGRDSRTQSSTPAADSSPEV, via the coding sequence ATGATCGAGGCCCGCGACCTCCGCAAAGAGTACGGCGGCTTCTCGGCCGTCGAAGGGAGCACGTTTTCGGTCGATTCCGGGGAGGTGTTCGGCATCATCGGCCCGAACGGGGCCGGCAAGACGACGACGCTGAAGATGATCGCCGGGCTGATCGAACCCACGAGCGGCAGCGTCTCGGTCGCCGGCTACGAGGCCGGCGAAAGCGAGATGCGCCACCAGCTCGGCTTTCTCCCCGAGGAATCGCCGCTCTACGAGGAGATGACTCCCCGGACGTATCTACACTTCTTCGCCGATCTGTACGACGTCCCCGACGATGTCGCCGAACGGCGCATCCGCGAGACGCTGGACGAACTCGACTTGCAACACCGCGATCGCCAGATCGGGGACATGTCCAAGGGGATGAAACGGAAGGTCGCGATCGCCCGGTCACTGATCAACGACCCGGACGTGTTGATCTACGACGAACCGGCCAGCGGGCTGGACCCGCTGACGACGAACTACATCATCGAATTCACCAGCCAGCTCGCCGCGGAGGGCAAGACGATCGTCTTCAGCGCGCACAACCTCTTTCACGTCGAGTCGATCTGCGACCGCGTGGCGATCATGAACGACGGGGCGATCGTCGCCCGCGGCGGCCTCGAGGAACTGCAGGCCGAATACGGCGAGACGGTCTATCACGTCCACACGACCGTCGAAGTCCCCGACAGCGTCGCGACGAACGGCCGATACGTCCGAACCGTCGAGACGATGGCCGAGGTCGAGACCACCCGGGAGGCCGCCCAGGAGGCCGGCGGCTCGATCATCGACATCCGGACCGAAGAATCCAGCCTGGAGGAAGTCTTTCTTAATGTCGCTGACGGTCGTGACAGTCGCACACAGTCAAGCACGCCTGCGGCCGATTCGAGTCCGGAGGTCTGA
- a CDS encoding ABC transporter permease subunit: MRPRKILRIARWEVTKNAGGIDRKTAAVVAVTLLVLGAAAPLVVAQGGVTLDEGFYRVGVDEESPLYPVVASDSTFAVQDPDAELGSEIDLRIRGTQVVASNSQKGQAALAELRSSVDSYNDRVMAGESNQSAAFPVTVTLEYAERNLTTTAETETLDGGTVDDGTSPDSTTPDDGGNGSDGRSSGGGSDGANGDGSDGATDGDGSDGTADDGSTGDGSGGDIGGIARGLTGSDAMTGTPSDISPPFPFQSLILAFLFVVPLNFVIQAYGSTMLSERLNRRGELMLVAPVSRGDIIAGKTLPYFLGALLFEGLIAGAVLYLQPDSGSGLYALAAVVPLILLFLSATFLGAMFARSFKELTFVTVSITVGLTTYAFVPAIFTDVTPIALISPLTIVVRDIQGVGIEPLSLLLSTLPPLFTAGLFFVLGAGLYREEDMFTQRPIPLKVLDSLAGRIHRRRSVALVVILLMPLVILSELVAVAAVYPISMGLPRPIWLGLILLSIVVIEELAKSLPIYAGFVHNRYDRSLRSALAVGAIAGFGFFVAEKGLLLVQLLGGLPEVQQAAVVSAGPTAGIGPAVGLLLLLAPLALHVVTAATSAVGMRSGRQGYAIGLTAAIAIHFVYNFSVVMLVV; this comes from the coding sequence GTGCGACCGCGCAAGATCCTGCGGATCGCCCGCTGGGAGGTGACGAAAAACGCCGGCGGGATCGACCGCAAGACTGCCGCCGTCGTCGCCGTGACGTTGCTCGTGCTAGGTGCGGCTGCACCGCTCGTCGTCGCGCAGGGCGGTGTCACGCTTGATGAAGGCTTCTACCGCGTCGGCGTCGACGAAGAGAGTCCGCTGTACCCGGTCGTCGCGAGCGACTCGACGTTCGCGGTTCAGGATCCTGATGCGGAACTCGGTTCCGAGATCGACCTGCGGATTCGCGGCACACAGGTGGTCGCCAGCAACTCACAGAAGGGACAGGCGGCCCTGGCGGAGTTGCGCAGTAGCGTCGACTCGTATAACGACCGTGTCATGGCCGGGGAATCCAACCAGTCGGCCGCGTTCCCGGTCACGGTGACGCTCGAATACGCCGAACGGAATCTCACGACGACCGCCGAGACTGAAACGCTCGACGGCGGGACAGTCGACGATGGCACATCTCCCGACAGTACAACGCCCGACGATGGCGGAAACGGGTCCGATGGGCGGAGCAGTGGTGGCGGGTCCGACGGAGCGAACGGCGATGGTTCCGATGGAGCGACTGACGGCGACGGCTCCGACGGCACGGCCGATGACGGATCCACGGGCGACGGTTCGGGAGGGGACATCGGCGGTATCGCCCGCGGTCTCACGGGTAGCGATGCGATGACGGGCACGCCGTCGGACATCTCGCCGCCGTTTCCCTTCCAGTCGCTGATCCTGGCGTTCCTGTTCGTCGTCCCGCTGAACTTCGTCATCCAGGCGTACGGATCGACGATGCTCAGCGAACGGCTCAACCGGCGGGGTGAACTCATGCTGGTGGCACCGGTTTCTCGCGGGGACATCATCGCCGGCAAGACCCTGCCGTACTTCCTCGGTGCGTTGCTGTTCGAGGGGCTGATCGCGGGCGCCGTTCTCTACCTGCAGCCCGATTCCGGCAGCGGACTGTACGCGCTGGCCGCGGTCGTGCCGCTCATCCTGCTCTTTCTCTCCGCGACGTTCCTCGGTGCGATGTTCGCCCGCTCGTTCAAGGAACTCACCTTCGTCACCGTCTCGATCACGGTCGGGCTGACGACCTACGCGTTCGTCCCGGCGATCTTCACCGACGTGACGCCGATCGCGCTCATCTCGCCGCTGACAATCGTCGTCCGCGACATCCAGGGCGTCGGGATCGAGCCGCTATCGCTGTTGCTCTCGACGCTGCCACCGCTGTTCACTGCGGGATTGTTCTTCGTGCTCGGCGCGGGGCTGTACCGCGAGGAGGACATGTTCACCCAGCGGCCGATCCCGCTGAAGGTGCTCGATTCGCTCGCCGGCCGGATTCACCGCCGGCGCAGCGTCGCACTCGTCGTGATCTTGCTCATGCCGCTGGTCATCCTCTCGGAGCTGGTCGCCGTCGCCGCGGTCTACCCGATCTCGATGGGGTTGCCCCGGCCGATCTGGCTCGGGCTGATCCTGCTCTCGATCGTCGTGATCGAGGAACTCGCCAAGAGCCTGCCGATATATGCGGGATTCGTCCACAACCGCTATGACCGCTCGCTCCGCTCGGCGCTTGCCGTCGGGGCGATCGCTGGCTTCGGATTTTTCGTTGCCGAGAAGGGACTACTGCTCGTTCAGTTGCTTGGCGGGTTGCCAGAGGTCCAGCAGGCGGCGGTCGTCTCGGCCGGTCCGACAGCCGGCATCGGCCCGGCGGTTGGCCTGCTGTTGTTGCTCGCGCCGCTGGCACTGCACGTCGTCACGGCGGCGACCTCCGCAGTCGGGATGCGATCCGGCCGACAGGGCTACGCTATCGGGCTCACGGCCGCGATCGCGATTCACTTCGTCTACAACTTCTCGGTGGTGATGCTCGTTGTTTGA
- a CDS encoding ABC transporter permease, with amino-acid sequence MFDDVRIAIARRDIASLSREKTIVLALAIQVFIAAFSSFLVVGLTSLYDPGSVESGELTFGVSGDTRDELDEAAREAGVEIEQYPTQAAAMDAFQRGEVVGVLAADASGERIAVTATVPDGSIQSTLAVVKARDVLEALERNERTARAAYLETDPVPLPPEADASSYFGFTYTVLVPLLLFLPPFISGSVTVDVLTEEIERGTLELLRVAPVSLTDIFDGKALGMAILAPLQALLWIALLAVNGIAIENALPLVVLVSAVALLVVVLGAVLGLTLGQRRQAQLLYSIIALGLFGAAALLPEHPATVAAKLAVGSQTTATTATVLGLSVLAVVSYAATRRYVGSIDPERY; translated from the coding sequence TTGTTTGACGACGTTCGGATCGCCATCGCGCGACGCGATATCGCGAGTCTCTCCCGGGAGAAGACGATCGTTCTCGCGCTGGCGATCCAGGTCTTCATCGCCGCGTTCTCGTCGTTTCTGGTCGTTGGGCTCACCTCGCTGTACGATCCCGGCAGCGTCGAGTCCGGCGAACTCACCTTCGGTGTCTCCGGTGACACCCGCGACGAACTCGACGAAGCGGCACGGGAGGCCGGCGTCGAGATCGAACAGTACCCGACACAAGCGGCCGCGATGGACGCCTTCCAGCGTGGGGAGGTAGTCGGCGTCCTCGCTGCTGATGCCTCTGGAGAGCGGATCGCAGTGACAGCGACGGTTCCAGACGGGAGTATCCAGTCGACGCTCGCGGTCGTCAAAGCCAGGGACGTGCTCGAAGCGCTCGAACGCAACGAACGCACGGCCCGGGCAGCCTACCTGGAAACCGATCCCGTCCCGCTTCCGCCCGAGGCGGACGCTAGCTCGTACTTCGGGTTCACGTACACGGTGCTCGTCCCGCTGTTGTTGTTCCTGCCGCCGTTCATCAGCGGATCGGTCACCGTGGACGTACTGACCGAGGAGATCGAACGCGGGACGCTGGAGTTGCTCCGGGTCGCACCGGTCTCGCTGACGGACATCTTCGACGGGAAGGCGCTCGGAATGGCGATACTGGCCCCGCTGCAGGCGCTGCTGTGGATCGCGCTGTTGGCCGTCAACGGGATCGCCATCGAAAACGCCCTCCCGCTCGTCGTGCTGGTCTCGGCGGTCGCGCTGCTGGTCGTCGTGCTCGGGGCGGTGCTCGGGCTGACGCTCGGCCAGCGCCGGCAGGCCCAGCTGCTGTACTCGATTATCGCGCTGGGGCTGTTCGGCGCGGCCGCGCTCCTGCCGGAACACCCCGCGACCGTCGCCGCCAAGCTCGCCGTCGGGAGCCAGACGACCGCCACCACCGCGACGGTCCTCGGGCTCTCGGTGCTCGCTGTCGTGTCGTACGCCGCCACGCGCCGGTACGTTGGCTCGATCGACCCCGAGCGGTACTAG
- a CDS encoding rubrerythrin-like domain-containing protein, producing MPHGQDLENANDPESPSVYECLGCGAIVTSKSHPGTCECGGEFHNRAKSIE from the coding sequence ATGCCCCACGGACAAGACCTGGAAAACGCGAACGATCCGGAATCGCCGTCGGTGTACGAGTGCCTGGGCTGTGGCGCGATCGTCACCTCGAAGAGCCATCCGGGCACCTGTGAGTGCGGCGGCGAGTTCCACAACCGGGCGAAATCGATCGAATAA
- a CDS encoding aldo/keto reductase, translating into MEYTTLGSTGIEVSRIALGCMSFGTPEWREWVLDDEESREIIERAIELGINFFDTANMYSLGESERILGDVLGEYDRDEQVVATKAYFEMDEGNPNSQGLSRKTIEQELSNSLDRLGMDTVDLYQIHRWDEATPIEQTLRALDDAVRRGQVRHIGASSMWAYQFADALHTSERLGLERFQTMQNHYNLLYREEEREMLPLSEREGVGVVPWSPLARGYLARPHEEFDVTTRGQTDDYARDHPYFEGGGREINERVAELAAEKGVTMAQIALAWLLHQDAVDAPIVGTTSVEHLEDAVEALEIDLTASEQAYLEEPYEPVPVSGHD; encoded by the coding sequence ATGGAATATACGACGCTGGGTTCGACTGGGATCGAAGTCAGTCGCATCGCGCTCGGCTGTATGAGTTTCGGGACGCCGGAGTGGCGCGAGTGGGTTCTTGATGACGAGGAGAGCCGCGAGATCATCGAGCGCGCGATCGAGTTAGGGATCAACTTCTTCGACACGGCCAACATGTACTCTCTCGGGGAGAGCGAGCGGATTCTCGGGGACGTCCTCGGGGAGTACGACCGCGACGAACAGGTCGTCGCCACCAAAGCGTACTTCGAGATGGACGAGGGCAACCCGAACTCACAGGGGCTGTCCCGCAAGACCATCGAGCAGGAGCTATCGAACTCGCTGGACCGGCTCGGGATGGATACTGTCGATCTCTACCAGATCCACCGGTGGGACGAAGCGACGCCCATCGAGCAGACGCTACGGGCCCTCGACGACGCCGTTCGTCGCGGACAGGTCCGCCATATCGGGGCCTCGTCGATGTGGGCCTACCAGTTCGCGGACGCCCTGCACACGAGCGAGCGGCTCGGCCTGGAGCGCTTCCAGACGATGCAGAACCACTACAACCTGCTGTATCGCGAGGAGGAACGCGAGATGCTGCCTCTGTCCGAGCGCGAGGGCGTCGGCGTCGTCCCCTGGAGTCCGCTGGCGCGTGGGTATCTCGCCCGTCCCCACGAGGAGTTCGACGTGACGACCCGGGGACAGACCGACGACTACGCGCGCGACCATCCCTACTTCGAGGGTGGCGGCCGCGAGATCAACGAACGCGTCGCCGAACTCGCCGCCGAGAAGGGTGTGACGATGGCCCAGATCGCGCTGGCCTGGCTCCTCCACCAGGACGCCGTCGACGCCCCGATCGTCGGCACGACCAGCGTCGAACACCTTGAAGACGCCGTCGAGGCCCTGGAGATCGACCTGACCGCCAGCGAGCAGGCCTATCTCGAAGAACCGTACGAGCCGGTCCCGGTGTCGGGCCACGACTGA
- a CDS encoding NAD+ synthase: MTDDEAIAQADSPLDLTLNDDELEARREHITGFIQEQLDAAGAEKAVVAISGGVDSGLIAGLAADALGPERVHGLVMPSEVNDEETMSDAVRVAERFELPHDVIEVGPIVESFLEAYPEGGEHRMAAGNVRVRTRAVLNYLVANTENGLVVGTGNRTEALIGYFTKYGDGAVDCHPIANLYKQQVRQLARHVGVPESVAARTPTAGMWVGQTDEEELGIEYDTLDSILALHVEGDVPASATAREVGVEEPVVERVRNLYERSAHKRQVPPGPETPY, encoded by the coding sequence ATGACCGACGACGAAGCGATCGCACAGGCGGACAGCCCGCTCGATCTCACGCTGAACGATGACGAACTGGAAGCGAGACGGGAGCACATCACCGGGTTCATTCAGGAACAGCTGGACGCGGCAGGCGCCGAGAAAGCTGTCGTCGCAATCTCAGGCGGGGTCGACAGTGGTCTGATCGCCGGACTGGCCGCCGACGCGCTCGGTCCCGAGCGGGTCCACGGACTGGTGATGCCCAGCGAGGTCAACGACGAGGAGACGATGAGCGACGCCGTCCGCGTCGCCGAGCGGTTCGAACTCCCCCACGACGTGATTGAGGTTGGCCCGATCGTCGAGTCGTTCCTCGAGGCCTATCCCGAGGGAGGGGAACACCGCATGGCGGCCGGGAACGTCCGCGTCCGCACGCGAGCAGTCCTGAACTACCTCGTCGCCAACACCGAGAACGGCCTGGTGGTCGGGACAGGCAATCGGACCGAAGCACTGATCGGTTACTTCACCAAGTACGGCGACGGTGCGGTCGACTGTCACCCGATCGCCAACCTCTACAAACAGCAGGTGCGACAGCTAGCTCGACACGTCGGCGTCCCGGAGTCGGTCGCGGCACGCACGCCGACCGCGGGAATGTGGGTCGGTCAGACCGACGAGGAAGAACTCGGCATCGAGTACGACACGCTCGACTCGATCCTGGCGTTGCACGTCGAAGGCGACGTGCCAGCCAGCGCGACCGCCCGTGAGGTCGGTGTCGAGGAACCTGTCGTCGAACGCGTTCGAAACCTGTACGAACGCAGCGCGCACAAACGACAGGTCCCGCCGGGCCCCGAGACGCCGTACTGA
- a CDS encoding transcriptional regulator, whose translation MRRIEIEVLQELRTKPHSISELAERLDKNQGWISEVVSELADKHLVEKDGQIAYADTFTARLQNSLSERYNLKELLVGKKEGILRELHRESQTVSELEKQGFASSTVYSALDDLQTLGVVTKQDDGRYRVTDETLQQYLTASNTEGTHGGKYVAEEGKIVVGSRGDEADGEPTAFSAFERYGVEYYPAQAYRYQNDSSPGIEEVLIHAVKTAENRKQATMAVVFYLKHRSILESSELWKLANKWDCVEEWADTLAYADQRDPKHGDRFLSWDEFTSLAQDYDVFRRGYHPEERLQEGLEQLGEALDTEVDAYLLGGGNLILRGLKDSTKDLDIVVDERQSFLELGEALREIGYEERTDLEEAYQELDPAIVFEKEGSPRYDIFVEAVAGKLQLTKEMMDRVDQSFEYGNLRMHLLSLTDIFLFKSITEREGDLEDTALITRQASLDWKAMLKEIKKQDKIAGQYFSFAVLDTIDILKQRENIDPPIHQKLVSYCLEKALLVSLEEPKTIKDLRDELDFPDHRIYNKLRKLEEEGRIEVDRGGTLNTYAIK comes from the coding sequence ATGAGGCGTATCGAGATCGAGGTACTGCAGGAGCTACGGACGAAGCCCCACTCCATCTCAGAACTAGCGGAACGGTTAGACAAGAACCAGGGATGGATTTCAGAGGTTGTCTCAGAACTGGCGGACAAGCACCTCGTCGAGAAAGACGGGCAGATAGCATACGCAGACACGTTTACGGCAAGACTACAGAACAGCCTCTCCGAGCGGTACAATCTAAAAGAATTACTTGTGGGGAAGAAGGAGGGTATCCTTCGTGAACTACACAGAGAGTCGCAGACAGTATCTGAGCTTGAGAAGCAAGGATTTGCCTCCTCTACTGTGTATTCGGCACTGGATGATCTCCAAACACTGGGGGTAGTCACAAAGCAGGATGATGGCCGATACAGGGTCACCGATGAGACACTACAGCAGTATCTCACAGCGTCAAATACTGAAGGCACACACGGGGGAAAGTATGTGGCAGAAGAGGGGAAGATCGTGGTCGGCAGTAGAGGAGATGAGGCAGATGGTGAACCGACCGCTTTCTCCGCCTTCGAACGATACGGTGTTGAATACTATCCTGCTCAGGCGTATCGCTACCAGAACGATTCCAGCCCAGGTATTGAGGAGGTTCTGATCCACGCCGTCAAAACCGCGGAAAACCGTAAACAGGCCACGATGGCCGTTGTCTTCTATCTCAAGCATCGATCGATATTGGAGTCCTCGGAACTGTGGAAACTCGCAAATAAATGGGATTGTGTCGAGGAGTGGGCCGATACCCTGGCATATGCGGACCAACGCGACCCTAAGCACGGGGACCGGTTCCTTTCTTGGGATGAATTCACGTCGCTGGCTCAGGACTACGATGTCTTCCGCCGCGGATACCACCCGGAGGAACGCCTTCAGGAAGGGCTTGAACAGCTGGGTGAAGCGCTCGATACGGAAGTCGATGCATACCTGCTGGGGGGCGGAAACTTGATTCTCCGAGGTTTAAAGGATTCGACTAAGGACTTGGATATCGTCGTCGACGAAAGACAGTCGTTCCTGGAATTGGGTGAGGCACTCCGCGAGATAGGATACGAGGAGCGAACCGACTTGGAAGAAGCATACCAAGAACTCGACCCTGCAATCGTATTCGAGAAAGAAGGATCTCCGCGGTACGATATCTTCGTTGAAGCGGTGGCCGGCAAACTACAACTAACGAAGGAGATGATGGACAGGGTCGACCAATCTTTTGAATACGGGAATCTGCGTATGCATCTGCTCTCCCTCACCGATATCTTCCTGTTCAAGTCTATCACTGAACGAGAAGGCGACTTAGAGGACACAGCCCTGATCACACGTCAGGCCAGTTTAGACTGGAAAGCGATGCTCAAAGAGATCAAGAAGCAGGATAAAATTGCAGGCCAATACTTTTCGTTTGCTGTCCTCGACACCATCGATATCCTGAAACAGCGCGAGAACATCGACCCGCCTATACATCAGAAACTGGTTTCATACTGTCTGGAAAAAGCATTGCTTGTCTCACTGGAAGAACCGAAAACGATCAAGGATCTCCGAGATGAACTCGATTTTCCCGACCACCGGATCTACAACAAACTCCGGAAACTCGAAGAGGAAGGCCGGATCGAAGTAGACAGAGGAGGGACGCTCAACACGTATGCGATCAAGTAG
- the trpA gene encoding tryptophan synthase subunit alpha codes for MSLDAVFDSEEPAFVPYLAAGDPSYEASLEYVGALERGGADVIELGLPFSEPIAEGSTIQSAIVRALQAGMTPERYFEFVEEVDVDVPIVCMTYYNLIFQYGDSEAGPRKFVERAAEVGISGFVVVDLPAEEADPLREACDEFGLDLIFIVAPTTTDDRLDSMRERVSGYVYVQARTGVTGAREDVSDQTAETLERISDWDVPKAVGFGIKTGEHAERIVRAGADGVIVGSALVDIVAEGHERDEPVAETAEKLEAKARELKTGALRGVGAAVESE; via the coding sequence ATGAGTCTCGACGCGGTCTTCGACTCCGAGGAGCCGGCCTTCGTCCCGTATCTCGCCGCCGGCGATCCCTCCTACGAGGCCTCGCTGGAGTACGTCGGGGCGCTGGAACGCGGCGGCGCTGACGTGATCGAACTCGGTCTGCCCTTCTCCGAGCCGATCGCCGAGGGCTCGACCATCCAGAGCGCGATCGTCCGGGCGCTGCAAGCGGGGATGACGCCCGAGCGGTACTTCGAGTTCGTAGAGGAAGTCGACGTGGACGTGCCGATCGTCTGTATGACCTACTACAATCTCATCTTCCAGTACGGGGATAGCGAGGCCGGCCCCCGAAAGTTCGTCGAACGCGCCGCTGAAGTCGGAATCTCCGGGTTCGTCGTCGTCGATCTGCCCGCCGAGGAGGCCGACCCGCTCAGAGAGGCCTGCGACGAGTTCGGCCTGGATCTGATCTTCATCGTCGCGCCGACGACGACCGACGACCGACTCGACAGCATGCGCGAGCGCGTCTCCGGGTACGTCTACGTCCAGGCCCGGACGGGCGTGACGGGCGCTCGCGAGGACGTGAGCGACCAGACAGCCGAGACGCTCGAGCGTATCAGCGACTGGGACGTCCCGAAGGCGGTGGGCTTCGGGATCAAGACCGGCGAGCACGCCGAGCGGATCGTTCGCGCCGGTGCCGACGGCGTCATCGTCGGCTCGGCGCTGGTCGACATCGTCGCCGAGGGCCACGAGCGCGACGAACCGGTCGCCGAGACCGCCGAGAAGCTCGAAGCGAAGGCGCGAGAGCTGAAGACGGGTGCGTTGCGCGGTGTCGGTGCGGCCGTCGAAAGCGAGTGA